The genomic DNA ACTCGCTCATCACTTCACGGGCCTTTGCCGTGAGATTGCTCCCGAGATTACCCGCAACAGCGGACTCCTGGCGATCCTGCGAACCCGACCCGGGCGCCTCTCGCAAAAACAGATCCGACGCCGTCAGGAACTCTTCGACAAGCACCCAACCCTCGAGCCCCTCTATCTCAAACGATGGCAAATCCACTCCCTTCTCTGCCAGAAGTCCTGCACAGCAAAGAAGTGTCGATCAAATGCCAAAGAGCTCTATCGACATATCGAAGAACTACAACAACAGGGCTTTGCACAACTCAAAACCCTCGCCAAGACCCTCCAACAATGGATCGAGCCCATCGCCACCATGTGGCGATTTACCAAAAACAATGCCATCACCGAAGGCTTCCACAGAAAAATGAAACTCATCCAAAGAAGAGCCTTCGGCTTCAGAAACTTTGAAAATTACCGACTGCGCGTCCTCGCTCAGTGCCAATGAACACACACAATAATCCTAAAGAAAAATAATCACAAATTATGCCCGGTCCCCAAACTTTGGAGTAGACCCGGATTGACGCTGCGCGGGTAGACCCCGCTACGCTCCTCGGGTACGAACCTGCGGTTCTCATCCGGGTTTGATAATTTTCGCTTCGCGAAGGCCGCCGGATGGCGGAGAGGGAGGGATTGACGCTGCGCGGGTCGTCGTCGCTACGCTCCTCGGGTACGAACCTTCGGTCCGAATCGTTGTTGTTAAATTATCGCTTCGCGATGGCCGCCTTTGGCGGAGAGGGAGGGATTCGAACCCTCGGTACCGTTTCCGGTACACATCCTTTCCAGGGATGCACAATCGGCCGCTCTGTCACCTCTCCTTGGCCAAAACGATGAACTTCTCCATTATCTGGGGGAGAAGCAATAAAAATTTCGGGAGATTTTTATCCCTTGATTCTGGAAATCAACTCAAGCCCCGCTCTTTGAAGCCGCGGGAGACGTCGACGTATTTCAACGCCCATTTGGCCAAATACTCCTGATTCTCGGGAGGGAGGGTTTTGACGACCTTCCCAGGAGTGCCGAGAACCATGGAGTTCGGCGGCACGACCATGCCCTGAGTGACGAGAGCGTGAGCGCCGATGATGCAGCCCGGGCCGACCTTCGCGCCGTCCAAGACCGTCGCATTCATGCCGATCAGGCAGTCATCGCCGATCTCGCAGGCGTGCACGATGGCACCATGGCCCACGGTCACCCGCTTGCCGAGGTAGGCCCCGAACTCGTCCGCCAGGTGGACGATCGCCCCGTCCTGAATGTTCGAATCGTCCCCGATCCGAATCTCATTGATATCCCCGCGGATCACGGCCGAGGGCCAGACGCTACAGCGCTCTCCGAGGACGACGTCCCCGTAGATGCTGGCGGTGCCGGCTACCCAGCAACTATCCGGGATGACCGGGGTTTTGTCTAAATGGCGTGCGAGTCGTTCCGATACTGTCATTGAATTCAACCGATCCGCTTCCGGATCTCTTCGCGGACCTTGTTCATGTCCGCACCGAACTTGCGAATGCCTTCGCTGAGTTTTTCGGTAGCCATGGGTTCTTCGTTGAGCATCCAGCGGAAAGTCTCTTCATCGACTTCGATCTTTTCGATCGGTTCGTTGAGTGAGGCCTCTTCGGAGAGCTTCTGCTCCACTTTCTCGTCGGAGTCCTTCAACTTTTCGAGGAGATCCGGGGAGATGGTGAGCAGGTCACAACCGGCAAGCTGGAGAATTTCCCCCGTGTTGCGGAAGCTGGCGCCCATCACTTCGGTTTCGTAACCGAACTTCTTATAATATGTGTAAATTTCCTGCACGCTCTTCACGCCCGGATCTTCTTCGGGGCTGAAGTCCTTGCCCTCGGCGGCCTTGTACCAGTCGAGGATGCGTCCGACAAAGGGGGAGATCAGCTGCGCTCCGGCATCGGCAGCGGCGATGGCCTGGGCCAACGAAAAGAGGAGCGTCATGTTGCAGTGGATGCCTTCCTTCTGGAGATGACGGGCGGCTTCGATACCTTCCCAAGTGGAAGCGAGCTTGATGAGAATCCGGTCGCGGCTGATGCCATTGGATTCATAAAGGCGGATCAATTCCTTCGCCTTCTCGATGCTGCCGGTCACGTTGAAGGAAAGACGAGCGTCCACCTCGGTCGAAACCCGGCCGGGGACGATCTTCAAAATCTCCATTCCGAAACGCACGAGGAGGTGATCGATGACCGCTTCCACGTCCGGACCATTTCCGTTTTGCTCTTCGGCGGCATCCTTGATCGCTTCTTCGACCACCGAATCGTATTCGGGCTTACCAATCGCTTTGAGGATCAGGCTGGGATTCGTCGTCGCATCCTGGGGCTCATAAGCCTGAATGGTTTGAAAATCGCCGGTATCGGCAACAACGGTGGTGAATTGCTTGAGCTGTTCGAGAGAGTTCATGAATGCTTAGCATGGAGTGACCTCCGCAGGTTGACAACACTGGAGAGCGGAAAATCGGAATTTGAAACGTTTCCTCCACAGTTGCCCTGGATGCGGGAGAAGTTCAGGGTAATTCGGTGTATCAACAAGAGGCCCTCAAAAAACTGACGTATCGCTATGACCTGATTCGGGGAGCGTTTGGCGGCATCCTCGAAGTCGGCGCGCTTTCCTTCGGACTTCTCGCGGCGATTCGCTACTTCGACGCGCCGGATATGGTCAAGGGGCTCCTCAGCGCCGGGATCGCCTTCGGGCTCTTCTTCGCCCCTTTTGGGCAATTGGTCTTCGCCCGCACCCGCCTTTCGGCGAGCCGATCCGGGGCTCTCTGTTTTTTCGCAGCCGCCGTGGGCTATGCGGTCGCCTCCCAAGCCAGCGAGCTTTGGATCTTCACCCTCACCTTTCTCGGGGCCAACGCCCTGCTGGCCCAGATCCCCAGCCTTTTCGTCGCGGTTTACGCCAAGAACTACAGTCACCGGGACCGGGGACGACTGGTCTCCAACACCTTTATCGTCGCGGCCATCGTCGGGGCGATTCTCAGCTACTTTGGCGGGGAATATCTCGACTACCACCCCGAATCCTTTGGATCCATTTTCCTCCTCATGGCGGGGGCGGCTCTGGTCTGCTCCCTCGCGGTTCTCCGGATTCCGAGCGAACCGATTCAGATCCGCAGCCCTAAGCGGTGGGGCAATTATTCGCTGATCGGCGAGGACCCAATTTTCGCGAAAATGCTCTTCGCCTGGATGATCCTCGGCTTCGCCAACCTTTCCCTTCTCCCGCTGCGTGTCGAGATTCTGGCCAATCCCAAATACGGCTTCGACCTGCCGAACAGCCAGGTCATTTTCATCACCGTCGTCCTCTTCGCGCTCGCCCGCATCGTGGGTCTCAAGGTTTTCGGCCTCATCTTCGAGCGGATGAACTTCCTCGCCTACCGTATCCTCATCAACGGACTCCTCTTCCTGGCCATTCTCTGCTACTTCAACTTCTCCTCGGTCTGGAGCGTTGGGCTGGGCTCGGTCTTCTTCGGACTCGGAATGGGCGGCGGTAACCTTGCCTGGAACCTCTGGGTCACCCGCATCGCCCCCGACGACCGGGTCTCCGAATACATGAGCGTGCACATGAGCCTCACTGGGATGCGCGGCGTCCTCTCGCCGATCCTCGCCTATTCACTCCTCCCCATCGCTAGCCCGCAGACTCTGAGCTGGTTCAGCCTCAGCCTTCTGACGCTCTCGGGCCTGATGTTTTTCAGCCTCCTGCGCAAACCGGAGATCGCCGCAATCTTTTCCGGCCGGGACGTCCGGGCGTAGTAGCGGCTAGCCGGACCGATGCGGTCCGAAGTCATTTAATCGCACGGATGCCACTCGTTTGGACGGTATCTCAAAAAACTGCAGCCGGCAACAATGAGTCGGCCCCTCCGTGATGGCAGGCCATTGGCCTCTGAGCGGACAATCACCCTTGAGAAGTATCTCTAACTTTTCGAATACCCAGTATTAGTATTGATCTCAGGAGTAAATCGGAGGAGAAAGGTTGCCTCTTTTTGTCAAACATCAGAATACTAGAAAAATGAGCAAAAAACCCATCCGCGTCGCAGTCACTGGAGCCGCCGGTCAAATCGGCTACTCCCTTCTCTTTCGGATCGCTTCCGGTAGCATGTTTGGCCCCGACCAACCGGTCGCGCTGAACCTCATCGAAATCGAACCAGCCATGGGCGCCCTCGAAGGTGTCATGATGGAGCTCGACGACTGCGCCTTTCCCCTACTCGCCGACGTGCGCGGCTCTTGCGACCTCAACGAAGGTTTCAAGGACGTAAACTGGGCTCTCCTCGTGGGCAGCGTTCCCCGGAAAGCCGGCATGGAACGCGGAGATCTCCTCAACATCAACGGGAAGATCTTCACCGGACAAGGCCAGGCAATTGAGAAAAACGCCGCCTCCGACGTTCGCACCGTAGTCGTGGGGAACCCCTGCAACACGAACTGCCTCATCGCCATGAACAACGCGAAGAGCATTCCGCAGGACCGCTGGTTCGCCATGACCCGCCTCGACGAGAACCGGGCGATCACCCAGCTCGCTTCGAAGGCCGGCGTCCACTCCACCGAGGTCACCAACATGACCATCTGGGGCAACCACTCCGCTACCCAGTATCCGGATTTCTACAACGCGAAGATCGGCGGCAAGCCAGCCGCTGAAGTCATCAATGACGAAGGCTGGCTCAAGGACACCTTTATCCCCGTCGTCCAACAACGCGGCGCCGCCATCATTAAGGCTCGCGGATCTTCCTCAGCTGCATCGGCAGCCAACGCCGTCGTGGACACCGTCCGCTCCTTGACCACGCCGACCGCTCCGGGTAACTGGAACAGCGTCGCCGTCTGCTCGAAGGGTGAATACGACACGAAGCCCGGCCTCATCACCTCCCTTCCGATCGTCTCCGACGGAACAAACTGGAGCGTGGCCGAGAACGTGCCCGTGAACGAATTCAGCCGTGCCAAGATCGACGCTTCCGTGGACGAACTCGCCACCGAACACGATCTCGTCAAGGGCCTCCTCTAAGAGACAGGCACCTGCCAACCCAACATTTCATCTATGCATAGCTGGCAGGAAAACCGCTTCTATGGCGATTTTGACCGGGAAACTCTTCCGGGGGGCAAACGTCCCCCGGAAGACCACCGGTCCCCTTTCGCCATCGACCGCGACCGCGTGGTCTTTTCGTACGCCTTTCGGCGTCTTCAATCGAAGACTCAGGTCTTCCAGTCCGGCGAGTTCGACTTTTATCGCACCCGCCTGACCCACTCTATGGAAGTGGCCCGTATCGGTCGCTCCATCTGCGATTATCTCACCTACAGCTCCCCGGTTCTCCAGAAGGACTTCTTCCTCGATCAGGACCTGACCGAAGGGATCTGTCTCTCCCACGATTTGGGTCATCCACCCTTCGGCCACATCGGCGAGCGCAAGCTGAATGAACTGATGTCCGGCTTTGGTGGATTTGAAGGCAATGGCCAGACCCTCCGCATTTTGACCCGCCTCATTTACGCCCGCGAAAAGGGCAGCGAAGGAATGAACCCGACCCGGGCCTTCCTCGACGGGGTTCTTAAATACAAGCAGCTCTATCGAGAGCGCTTCCGTGAATCCGGCACCCATCCGGAAAACCATTTCATCTACGACGACCAGGAACAGGTCCGCGATTTCGCCCTAGGCTCCGGCCTCGTTCCCGGTGAACTCGACTCCTTCCCGAATCTGAACAAGGTGCGCAGCATCGAGTGTCAGGTTATGGATTGGGCCGACGATGCCGCCTACTCTCTCAACGACATTGTCGATGGGATCGAAGCGCGTTACATCACCCAGCACACCGTCGACAAGTGGGCGGAAAAAGTCGACGACCTCTCCGAAAGTGATTTCAAGCTTCTGGACGAACTCAAGCGTTCGATCCGGGAAGGCTATTACGAGCGCAAGTTCGGATCGAAGGTTGGTGCCTTCATCAACGCAACCCGCATTGTTGAATCCGAAGGCCCCTTCTCTGACCGGACGAATCGTTACCGGTTCCGCCTCGACATCGACCCCGCCTCCCGCCGCGAAGCCAACCTTTACAAGCGGATCGCGAACGACCTCATTTTCCAATCGACGACCATCCAGCAAATCGAGTTCAAGGGAAGCCGGCTCCTCGGCGATCTCTTCGAAGCGGTTATGGACAACTACTCGGCGAAGACCACTGGACGCTGCCTCAAGCTGGTCTCGGACCACGAGCATGAACTCTTCCGCAACGCTGGAGGAGACGCCGAACGCGCCCGCCTCGTCTCTGACTTCCTCTCAGGACTGACCGACGGTCAAGCCGTGCGCTACTACAAGAAGTGGTTCGACCCGGACTTCGCCTCGATTCTGGATATTAACTGAGCAGGGACACTCACCCCGAATCCAAAGTAGTGCGAAGGCTTAAGCCTTGGTCTCGACGGCGGAGAGCCACATGCGGCGCTGCCTAAAGGCGAGCGCTCCGGTGAATTGCCTGACGACAAGTGCGTGGTTGAGAGCCACACGCGACGCAGCCTGAAGGCATGCGCTCCAGAGAGACTTAACGCTTCCGGCCGGAAAAGGCCTTGATCGCCTCCTCCAGCCCGAAGACGACCAGAGCCTCGTTTTCCTGAAAGACGTGGTCGGGACTGGGGATTCCGAGCATCTCGTGATCCTTATCCGGCACCGGGCGTTTGACGGTGACGAGATTAATCCCGTATTTCCCCCGCAGATCGGCCTCGGAGAGTTTTTTCCCCACGAAAAATGGAGGCACCTCCAATTCGACAATGGAAAATTCTTCGGTCAGGGAGAAGTGACGCGTCGCACCGCGAATGCCCATGCGTTTGGCAAGCTGGCTCGCCGCCAAGGCCTCGGCCTGGACGATATGCTCCACCTTCATCAGGCGCAGGATTCGCTCGTGCATCGGGCTCAGGACCCGGCAGTAGAGTTTCCCGATTCCCATTTCCTGAAGAATCCCGGTGATCTCGAGCGAAGTGGCCAGATTCTCCCCCGTCGTCACGCAGACTCCATCCAAGTCGTGGAGCGAGAGCTGCTCCATGGCTTTGGAGTCGGTGGCGTCCGCGATGACCGCGTGGGCCACTTGATCCCGGATGGCGTCGATCTGACGTTCGAGGATGTCGACCGCGATGACTTCATGACCTTCCGAGGCCAGTTCGATTGCGAGGTGGTAGCCAAATTGGCCGAGTCCGATGACAGCAAATTTCATGGTCATTCAATGATGATGCGTTCACGAGGATAGCGCAGGCAAACCGGTTGCGGCTTCACCAGCAGCATGGAGAAGAAGAAATTGAGGACCCCGATGCGTCCGACAAACATAGTGAGGATGATGACAAACTTCGAGAGACCGGTCAATTCGCCCGTGAGCCCGCGGGAAAGTCCCACCGTGGCGAAGGCGCTCACGCACTCAAAGAGAGTGTCCATCATCGTCAGCTCCGGCTGAAGGAAGAGAATTAGAGTTGTGGCAAAGAAGACCCAGAGAATCGAAATCAGCACGACCGCAAAGGCTCGATTCGTCACAATATCTTCGATACGCCGACCAAACATCTGCACATCACGCCGCCCGAGAAGGATCCGCCCAAGATTGAGGATCGCCATGGCAAAGGTCGTGGTCTTGATGCCTCCGGCGATCCCACCCGGACTACCGCCGATGAACATGAGGAGGATCATGATCGCAGTCGACGAGGCAGGAAGAGCGCTCATGTCGCTGATATTGAACCCAGCCGTCCGGGCTGTGATCGAATTGAACAAGGCCTCCCAGGCACCCCCAGTCGGGTCACTCGGAGAGCGGGCGCCCCCGCCGGCCCACAGGAGCAAGGCACCGCCGCCGATCAGCAAAAGAGTGAGCATGAGGACCAGCCGGGTATGCAGGGTGATCATATGCCCGCGACGGTGACGCTCGGAAGGACGCATCATTCGGCGCAAGAGCCGAATGACCTCGAGCAGGACCGGGAACCCAATCCCGCCCAAAACGATCAACGCCATAAGAATAGCTTGGACATCGAGCGCGTAGACGGCCCTCTCGTCGGCAAGCCCATCGGAAAAGGTGGAGAATCCCGCGTTGCAGAACGCCGAGATGGAGTGAAAAACCGAGTCCCACAAAGCCCCTTCACCCCCGCCCAGTGCGGGACCCCAGAGAAAATACAACCCGATCGCCCCAAGAATCTCGAAGCCAACGGTCAGACCGACGATCGTAATCAAGGTCGTCGAAAGCGTTCGCATATTTTCCACGCTCAAAAGATCCCCGAGGAAGACGCGACTGCTCACGCTAAAGCCTTGCCCCGAGAGAACGGCAAGAAAGAAGGTCAGGGTCACAAACCCGAAGGCTCCGAGCTGAATGAGTAGGAGAATGATCCCCTGCCCCAGCGGAGTGAAGGCCGTCGCCGTATCGACCACGATCAGGCCCGTCACACACACCGCACTGGTGCTCGTAAAGAGGGCATCGACCCAAGAGACCGAATCGACGGTCGCATTCGGCATTTTCAGCAGGGCCGTCCCCATTCCAATGAGAAGGAGGAAAGTCGAGACGAGAACCAGTCCTGGACTCGCTCGGCTGAGAAAACTGTTCTCAAACACCGGAATCCAGTCACTGAACCGACTCATCAAGGCCAGAATTTGTTGCAGGGCCGCCAGCGCGATGAGCCAAGTATGAAACTGCCCCCCCTCGGCCTGTCCGGAAAGAAGACTCCCGATCGAGTTCTCGAAGATGGCACTCAGCAAGATGATCAGCGCGAATCCGAGCCCGAAGACATAACCCCGCCAGCTCTGCCAATGCGGTCCCTCAATCAGGATCCATCGCAACCAAACCGCAGCTCCATAGACCCCGGCGACGATCCGGGAAACAGCGATGAGAAGCGTTTCCGAATCCGCAGAAAGCGGCCAGCCGATTAGGGCCAGAATCAATCCGACTCCCACCAGAGGAAGGAAAGTCAAAACCGCCCCAAAACCACGATCGAGAGGCGATCCGGACGCCCGTCGGGTCCACCTTTTCGTCGGAACAGCTTGGGGCTCCTCGAGATCTGGATCAGTTGCGTTCAATGTGGTCCTCAAAACCGAAACGATTCCAGATCCAGGTCAACCGAATAACCGACCATAGCCGTACCATCCCGTTCTTCTCGTCCATATTGTGACCATTGGCCGGACCTACGCCCGCGGATGGGCTTGCCGGTAAACCTCCTGCAAACGGCCGATACTCGTATGGGTGTAGATCTGGGTCGTGGAAAGACTGGCATGGCCCAGAAGCTCCTGGACACTGCGGATGTCGGCCCCGCCGTCGAGAAGGTGGGTCGCAAACGAGTGACGCAACTTGTGAGGAGACAAATCCTGCGGAAGCTCGGCGAGAGCGAGGTATTTTTTCATCCGGAGCTGCAGCCACCTCGTCGAAACGCCTTTGCCCGAGGCATGGATGACTACGGGCCCAGAGCGTGCTCCCTCACGATGGCTGAGGTGCAGGTGCTGTTTCACACAGTGAGAAGCGACTTTACCGATGGGGACAATTCGTTCCTTATTCCCCTTTCCCAAAACCCGAATTAACCCGCGGCCCAGTTCCAGTTTACCAACATCGGCCCCCACGAGTTCACTGATACGCAGCCCCGCTCCGTAGAGAAGCTCCAGTGCAGCCCGATCCCGCCAGGCCTCGAAATCGGAAATCGACTCCTCCTTGAGCAAGCGCATCGGCCCCTCGAGAAAGAGCCGGATCTGGGTCTCGGTCAGGAATCGGGGCAAATTTTTCTCCAGCTTGGGGAGCGACAGTGAGGAAAACGGATTGCGGGGCACCGCCTGCCGCTCACGGTGATAGCGATAAAAGGCCCGAATTCCGGCCACCCGATTGTGCAACGTGCGACGCGAATAGGAGCGCTGTAGTTCAATCGCGTAGCTGCGGGCCGTCCGGGGTTCGACTTCACTCCAGGATTTCGACTCGCCCAACCATTCGAGATATCGCCCGACCGCCAGCCGATAATTGCGGATCGTCGCTGGCGACATCCGCCGCTCCCCAGCCAAATGAGACAGAAAGGACTCCAGTTCCGGGATCTTCTTTTCTGCCAGTTCTTCGCTCATGTTTTCGCTTATCATCCAGAATGCATGGCCGGTGTCGATTTGAGATTTTGCTCCGGAAGAAACGGCTCTCGCCGTTCCTCTCCAATGTGAAGGAAACGCGGAACCGAAGGGCGATCGCCATTTCGAGTGTCCACTGTAGAACTCCTACTCCACCAACCAACGAGGAAGAAACGGCTCTCGCCGTTCCTCTACAATGCGAAAGAAAGGTGGAACGGAAGGGCGATCGCCATTTCGAGTGTCCGCTGCAGAACTCCTACCCCACCAACCAACGAGGAAGAAACGGCTCTCGCCGTTCCTCTCCAATGTGAAGGAAACGCGGAACCGAAGGGCGATCGCCATTTCGAGTGCTCACTGCAGAATTCCTGACCCGCCAGCCAACGATGAAGAAACGGCTCTCGCCGTTCCTCTACAATGTGAAGGAAACGCGGAACCGAAGGGCGATCGCCATTTCGAGTGTCCGCTGTAGAACTCCTGCGGCGCCAGCCAACGAGGAAGAAACGGCTCTCGCCGTTCCTCTCCAATGCGAAGGAAAGGTGGAGCGGAATGGCGATCGCCATTTCGAGTGCTCACTGCAGAACTCCTACCCCGCCAACCAACGAGGAAGAAACGGCTCTCGCCGTTCCTCTCCAATGCGAAGGGAAAGGTGAAGCGGAATGGCGATCGCCATTTCGAGTGCCCACTGTAGAACTCCTACCCCACCAACCAACGAGGAAGAAACGGCTCTCGCCGTTCCTCTCCAATGCGAAAGAAAGGTGGAGCGGAATGGCGATCGCCATTTCGAGTGTCCACTGTAGAACTCCTACTCCACCAACCAACGAGGAAGAAACGGCTCTCG from Puniceicoccus vermicola includes the following:
- a CDS encoding transposase, with the protein product LAHHFTGLCREIAPEITRNSGLLAILRTRPGRLSQKQIRRRQELFDKHPTLEPLYLKRWQIHSLLCQKSCTAKKCRSNAKELYRHIEELQQQGFAQLKTLAKTLQQWIEPIATMWRFTKNNAITEGFHRKMKLIQRRAFGFRNFENYRLRVLAQCQ
- a CDS encoding gamma carbonic anhydrase family protein — translated: MTVSERLARHLDKTPVIPDSCWVAGTASIYGDVVLGERCSVWPSAVIRGDINEIRIGDDSNIQDGAIVHLADEFGAYLGKRVTVGHGAIVHACEIGDDCLIGMNATVLDGAKVGPGCIIGAHALVTQGMVVPPNSMVLGTPGKVVKTLPPENQEYLAKWALKYVDVSRGFKERGLS
- the tal gene encoding transaldolase, translated to MNSLEQLKQFTTVVADTGDFQTIQAYEPQDATTNPSLILKAIGKPEYDSVVEEAIKDAAEEQNGNGPDVEAVIDHLLVRFGMEILKIVPGRVSTEVDARLSFNVTGSIEKAKELIRLYESNGISRDRILIKLASTWEGIEAARHLQKEGIHCNMTLLFSLAQAIAAADAGAQLISPFVGRILDWYKAAEGKDFSPEEDPGVKSVQEIYTYYKKFGYETEVMGASFRNTGEILQLAGCDLLTISPDLLEKLKDSDEKVEQKLSEEASLNEPIEKIEVDEETFRWMLNEEPMATEKLSEGIRKFGADMNKVREEIRKRIG
- a CDS encoding malate dehydrogenase, which codes for MSKKPIRVAVTGAAGQIGYSLLFRIASGSMFGPDQPVALNLIEIEPAMGALEGVMMELDDCAFPLLADVRGSCDLNEGFKDVNWALLVGSVPRKAGMERGDLLNINGKIFTGQGQAIEKNAASDVRTVVVGNPCNTNCLIAMNNAKSIPQDRWFAMTRLDENRAITQLASKAGVHSTEVTNMTIWGNHSATQYPDFYNAKIGGKPAAEVINDEGWLKDTFIPVVQQRGAAIIKARGSSSAASAANAVVDTVRSLTTPTAPGNWNSVAVCSKGEYDTKPGLITSLPIVSDGTNWSVAENVPVNEFSRAKIDASVDELATEHDLVKGLL
- the dgt gene encoding dGTP triphosphohydrolase, which gives rise to MHSWQENRFYGDFDRETLPGGKRPPEDHRSPFAIDRDRVVFSYAFRRLQSKTQVFQSGEFDFYRTRLTHSMEVARIGRSICDYLTYSSPVLQKDFFLDQDLTEGICLSHDLGHPPFGHIGERKLNELMSGFGGFEGNGQTLRILTRLIYAREKGSEGMNPTRAFLDGVLKYKQLYRERFRESGTHPENHFIYDDQEQVRDFALGSGLVPGELDSFPNLNKVRSIECQVMDWADDAAYSLNDIVDGIEARYITQHTVDKWAEKVDDLSESDFKLLDELKRSIREGYYERKFGSKVGAFINATRIVESEGPFSDRTNRYRFRLDIDPASRREANLYKRIANDLIFQSTTIQQIEFKGSRLLGDLFEAVMDNYSAKTTGRCLKLVSDHEHELFRNAGGDAERARLVSDFLSGLTDGQAVRYYKKWFDPDFASILDIN
- a CDS encoding potassium channel family protein translates to MTMKFAVIGLGQFGYHLAIELASEGHEVIAVDILERQIDAIRDQVAHAVIADATDSKAMEQLSLHDLDGVCVTTGENLATSLEITGILQEMGIGKLYCRVLSPMHERILRLMKVEHIVQAEALAASQLAKRMGIRGATRHFSLTEEFSIVELEVPPFFVGKKLSEADLRGKYGINLVTVKRPVPDKDHEMLGIPSPDHVFQENEALVVFGLEEAIKAFSGRKR
- a CDS encoding TrkH family potassium uptake protein; the encoded protein is MTFLPLVGVGLILALIGWPLSADSETLLIAVSRIVAGVYGAAVWLRWILIEGPHWQSWRGYVFGLGFALIILLSAIFENSIGSLLSGQAEGGQFHTWLIALAALQQILALMSRFSDWIPVFENSFLSRASPGLVLVSTFLLLIGMGTALLKMPNATVDSVSWVDALFTSTSAVCVTGLIVVDTATAFTPLGQGIILLLIQLGAFGFVTLTFFLAVLSGQGFSVSSRVFLGDLLSVENMRTLSTTLITIVGLTVGFEILGAIGLYFLWGPALGGGEGALWDSVFHSISAFCNAGFSTFSDGLADERAVYALDVQAILMALIVLGGIGFPVLLEVIRLLRRMMRPSERHRRGHMITLHTRLVLMLTLLLIGGGALLLWAGGGARSPSDPTGGAWEALFNSITARTAGFNISDMSALPASSTAIMILLMFIGGSPGGIAGGIKTTTFAMAILNLGRILLGRRDVQMFGRRIEDIVTNRAFAVVLISILWVFFATTLILFLQPELTMMDTLFECVSAFATVGLSRGLTGELTGLSKFVIILTMFVGRIGVLNFFFSMLLVKPQPVCLRYPRERIIIE
- a CDS encoding tyrosine-type recombinase/integrase, yielding MSEELAEKKIPELESFLSHLAGERRMSPATIRNYRLAVGRYLEWLGESKSWSEVEPRTARSYAIELQRSYSRRTLHNRVAGIRAFYRYHRERQAVPRNPFSSLSLPKLEKNLPRFLTETQIRLFLEGPMRLLKEESISDFEAWRDRAALELLYGAGLRISELVGADVGKLELGRGLIRVLGKGNKERIVPIGKVASHCVKQHLHLSHREGARSGPVVIHASGKGVSTRWLQLRMKKYLALAELPQDLSPHKLRHSFATHLLDGGADIRSVQELLGHASLSTTQIYTHTSIGRLQEVYRQAHPRA